A portion of the Segatella copri DSM 18205 genome contains these proteins:
- a CDS encoding GmrSD restriction endonuclease domain-containing protein → MKDLSHILKECSVKDIYYVNSGTVTYYKIPIYQRNYAWERDEISALIKDIYDSMVIDKPIYYIGTLVTFKRDENVFEVIDGQQRLTTIYIILTAMGEKVTNKLAYSSRKASTQTIEVMSKFEKNKEVKDSDFGEEYDLGIKNGYNFAKEALKEIVGENQVDMDKFKEYFLNHVHIIHYRVPKDVELNHYFEVMNSRGEQLEKHEIVKAKLSDQLKNDNKAMEKFCKIWEACSDMSFYIQQKLPNMTEIFGKDMSNFKLERFDDFPIAPQQLDNSFGMKTIEKLLDIPVKKEKEVSEIDYNDSFQPIIDFPNFLLIVLKITRMQEKDFNPSDFTLDDKELINEFDKVKLTPEFVKQFAYNLLLAKYYLDNYMVHHINGEDKAIENPWKLQYYCKKGKSAYMADLIDNDKSKQRELVHLLSMFEVAFTAKQRKNYLFYCLLHLFQDWNEDNYLKFVRNLADKYFFDVYLDANKLNERNQPKPNSFDETIIRNGKQSVELENVDRPFDDVYPKGSSNIPLFVFNYTDYRLWKKYAEELRGNRAKKGSKARIEFFTALGCSDFGLDTFDNFYFSRTRKSLEHYYPQAKAGEDKPITSEEINCFGNFAMIGSDANSSGSNWNPIDKKNRYLDSKSNQVSVASLKFRIMLQMCQDNYDEGIKNGIKREFGYEWNAEDMQKHQEKMLCIIMQPTH, encoded by the coding sequence ATGAAAGATTTATCACATATTCTGAAAGAATGTTCTGTAAAAGACATCTATTATGTCAATAGTGGAACAGTTACCTACTACAAAATTCCCATCTATCAGCGTAATTACGCCTGGGAACGAGATGAGATTTCTGCATTAATAAAGGATATCTATGACTCCATGGTCATAGACAAGCCTATATACTATATCGGAACACTTGTAACCTTTAAACGTGACGAGAATGTATTCGAGGTTATAGACGGACAACAACGTCTTACTACAATATACATTATCCTCACTGCTATGGGAGAGAAGGTTACCAACAAACTTGCATATTCCTCACGCAAAGCTTCTACTCAAACCATAGAAGTCATGTCTAAGTTTGAGAAAAATAAGGAAGTAAAAGATTCTGATTTTGGGGAGGAATATGACCTTGGCATAAAGAATGGCTATAACTTTGCCAAAGAAGCACTAAAGGAAATAGTAGGTGAAAATCAAGTTGATATGGACAAATTCAAGGAGTATTTTTTGAACCATGTGCATATCATACATTATCGTGTGCCTAAGGATGTTGAGTTGAATCATTATTTTGAAGTAATGAACTCTCGTGGCGAGCAACTTGAAAAGCATGAAATTGTAAAAGCCAAATTGAGTGATCAACTGAAGAATGACAATAAAGCGATGGAAAAGTTCTGCAAAATTTGGGAGGCTTGTAGCGATATGAGTTTCTATATCCAACAAAAGTTACCTAACATGACTGAGATATTCGGTAAAGATATGAGCAACTTCAAGTTGGAGAGATTTGACGATTTTCCTATTGCGCCACAACAATTAGACAACTCCTTTGGGATGAAGACAATAGAAAAACTACTCGATATTCCTGTAAAAAAGGAAAAGGAGGTGAGCGAAATTGACTATAACGATTCGTTCCAACCAATCATTGATTTTCCAAATTTTCTGTTGATTGTTCTCAAAATTACAAGAATGCAAGAGAAAGATTTTAATCCATCAGACTTCACACTCGATGACAAGGAACTTATCAATGAGTTTGACAAAGTCAAGCTCACTCCAGAATTTGTCAAGCAGTTTGCCTATAACCTGCTATTGGCAAAATATTATCTCGACAACTACATGGTGCACCACATAAATGGTGAAGATAAAGCCATTGAGAATCCTTGGAAACTACAATATTACTGCAAGAAGGGCAAGTCTGCCTACATGGCAGATTTGATTGACAATGACAAGTCTAAACAAAGAGAGTTGGTTCATCTTTTATCTATGTTTGAGGTGGCATTTACAGCCAAGCAACGCAAGAACTATCTCTTCTACTGCTTGTTGCACCTATTCCAGGACTGGAATGAAGATAACTATTTGAAGTTCGTGAGAAATTTAGCAGACAAGTACTTCTTCGATGTATATTTGGATGCAAACAAACTGAATGAAAGAAACCAGCCAAAGCCAAATAGTTTCGATGAAACCATCATTCGAAATGGCAAACAGAGTGTTGAATTGGAAAATGTGGATCGTCCCTTCGATGATGTCTATCCCAAAGGTTCAAGCAATATACCTCTCTTTGTATTCAACTATACCGACTATAGATTGTGGAAGAAATACGCAGAAGAATTGCGAGGAAACAGAGCCAAGAAAGGTTCAAAAGCTAGAATTGAATTCTTTACCGCCTTGGGATGCAGCGACTTTGGCCTTGATACATTTGACAATTTCTATTTCTCTCGAACTCGCAAAAGCCTTGAGCATTACTATCCTCAGGCAAAAGCTGGAGAAGATAAGCCTATCACATCAGAAGAGATAAACTGCTTTGGCAATTTTGCCATGATTGGTTCCGATGCCAATAGTTCTGGCTCCAACTGGAATCCTATAGATAAGAAGAATCGTTATCTTGATTCCAAATCAAATCAAGTAAGCGTGGCTTCCTTGAAATTTAGAATCATGCTACAGATGTGTCAAGACAATTATGATGAAGGCATAAAAAATGGTATCAAGCGTGAATTTGGATACGAGTGGAATGCTGAAGATATGCAAAAGCATCAGGAAAAGATGCTATGCATCATCATGCAACCAACGCACTAG
- the pepI gene encoding proline iminopeptidase has product MEIKEGYMPFMGYQTYYRIVGKTEEGKSPIILLHGGPGSTHNYFELLDRVAESGRAVIMYDQLGCGNSFVEGHPELWTPEIWLNELCALIDYLHIDHFHLLGQSWGGMLAIIYLIEKQAKGVKSAILSSTLSSSKLWASEQHRMIKFMSEEDQRAIAEAEAKDDFSSEAYAKANEHFMLLHCAGEVTEDSPECLRRKKRAGAEAYLHGWGPNEYTPTGTLRDYDYTDRLGEIQVPCLVMSGTNDLCTPLVAKTLYDGISDSKWHLFVGARHMPFVEQNDEYCKVLEEWMEEKEGK; this is encoded by the coding sequence ATGGAAATCAAGGAAGGATATATGCCCTTCATGGGCTATCAAACATATTATCGTATCGTAGGTAAAACAGAGGAGGGCAAGAGCCCTATCATCCTCTTGCATGGTGGACCAGGCAGTACCCACAACTATTTCGAGCTATTGGATAGGGTAGCGGAATCAGGTAGAGCTGTCATCATGTACGACCAGTTGGGCTGTGGCAACTCATTTGTGGAGGGACATCCCGAACTCTGGACTCCTGAGATTTGGCTCAACGAACTCTGTGCGCTCATCGACTATCTCCACATCGACCATTTTCATCTCTTGGGACAGTCGTGGGGTGGCATGCTCGCCATCATCTATCTGATAGAGAAGCAAGCAAAGGGCGTGAAGTCAGCCATCCTCAGCAGCACTCTTTCGAGCAGCAAGCTTTGGGCAAGTGAGCAACATCGCATGATTAAGTTTATGTCGGAGGAAGACCAGCGTGCCATCGCTGAGGCTGAGGCGAAGGATGACTTTTCGAGCGAGGCGTATGCCAAGGCGAATGAACACTTCATGCTCCTGCATTGTGCCGGTGAGGTGACGGAGGATAGTCCTGAGTGTCTTCGCCGGAAGAAGCGTGCTGGTGCTGAGGCTTATCTCCATGGTTGGGGACCAAATGAATACACTCCTACTGGTACGCTCCGTGATTATGATTACACCGACCGCCTTGGCGAGATACAAGTGCCATGCTTGGTGATGAGTGGCACCAACGACCTCTGCACTCCTTTGGTGGCAAAGACCCTCTATGATGGTATCTCCGATTCCAAGTGGCATCTCTTCGTAGGAGCCCGCCACATGCCATTTGTCGAGCAAAACGATGAATATTGCAAGGTGTTGGAAGAATGGATGGAGGAGAAAGAGGGAAAGTGA
- a CDS encoding DUF262 domain-containing protein, giving the protein MSNLTLSITTIGDLLLRQKITNGDKPIEDVSLNIPIYQRPYKWTARNAIQLLDDIIEAMNSNKEKYRVGTLILHQQKGDRYDIVDGQQRTITFSLLLTALGEKNISFLQQSVYNNEHNCRNIPNNYQALCRRIGKKSEDKNDEHEKEKERLKGYIENNCELIVVITKDISEAFQFFDSQNARGKALYPHDLLKAYHLREMAGVSEEETEKIVKGWEQVSQSNLANLFGNYLYRIKEWVNGNKANVLNEHNIQMFKGITRYAKTPYAQFFKAAYCYADMVNSSAMPFVSGIRNINAFQLNTPIIAGKPFFEYTKHYYNILKDIQDNSKYEGFYINDNEIVKTLDKYFKRGTGNGIARLLFDTSVLLYVDRFCPKTYPSKEDLAQFEQFVVYAFIWAYSLRAQYRNLGWLSAQNYIMGESNKFGIINGFNMYQLIARQDSPTSLLSALADKLCSLSIGDIYDGRVLESSSTSKNIDAKDENEISCNYLYFFKENGFYK; this is encoded by the coding sequence ATGAGCAACTTAACATTATCAATAACAACCATCGGTGATTTACTTCTTCGCCAGAAGATAACGAATGGTGATAAGCCCATAGAAGATGTTAGCCTCAACATCCCTATCTATCAGCGACCATATAAATGGACAGCACGCAATGCCATCCAATTGCTTGATGACATCATCGAAGCGATGAATAGCAACAAAGAAAAGTATAGAGTAGGCACTCTCATCTTGCACCAGCAAAAAGGAGACCGTTATGACATTGTAGATGGGCAGCAACGTACCATCACATTCTCTCTGTTATTAACTGCATTAGGCGAAAAGAATATCAGTTTCTTACAGCAGTCAGTTTACAACAATGAGCATAACTGTCGTAATATTCCAAACAATTATCAGGCTTTGTGTCGCCGCATAGGTAAGAAGTCTGAAGATAAAAATGATGAGCACGAGAAGGAAAAAGAAAGATTGAAAGGGTATATTGAAAATAATTGCGAACTGATTGTTGTAATTACAAAAGATATATCAGAAGCTTTCCAATTCTTCGATTCTCAAAATGCTCGTGGCAAGGCTCTCTATCCTCACGACTTGTTGAAGGCATATCATCTACGAGAGATGGCAGGTGTAAGCGAAGAAGAAACAGAAAAAATTGTCAAAGGATGGGAACAAGTCTCCCAAAGCAACTTGGCTAATCTTTTTGGCAACTATCTCTATCGCATCAAGGAATGGGTAAATGGTAACAAAGCTAATGTACTCAATGAACATAACATTCAAATGTTCAAGGGCATTACTCGTTATGCCAAAACTCCTTATGCCCAGTTCTTCAAGGCAGCATATTGCTATGCCGACATGGTAAATTCATCTGCAATGCCATTTGTATCAGGCATACGTAACATCAACGCTTTCCAATTGAATACACCAATCATTGCAGGTAAGCCTTTTTTCGAATATACCAAACATTACTATAACATCTTGAAAGATATTCAAGACAATAGTAAGTACGAAGGTTTTTACATCAACGACAATGAGATTGTAAAGACTCTCGATAAATATTTCAAGCGAGGAACGGGGAATGGCATAGCACGTTTGCTGTTTGACACATCAGTCTTGCTTTACGTAGATCGGTTCTGCCCTAAAACTTACCCATCCAAGGAAGATTTGGCACAATTTGAGCAATTCGTAGTCTATGCCTTCATTTGGGCTTACTCTCTGAGAGCACAGTATAGAAATTTGGGCTGGTTGTCTGCGCAGAATTACATTATGGGCGAAAGCAACAAATTTGGTATCATCAATGGCTTTAACATGTACCAATTAATTGCTCGACAAGATTCCCCAACATCCCTTCTCAGTGCCCTTGCCGACAAATTATGTTCTCTATCAATCGGAGACATATATGACGGTAGAGTACTTGAAAGCAGCAGTACTAGCAAAAATATAGATGCCAAAGATGAGAATGAAATTTCTTGCAATTACCTCTATTTCTTCAAGGAAAATGGATTTTATAAATAA
- a CDS encoding electron transfer flavoprotein subunit beta/FixA family protein, translating into MSLKIVVLAKQVPDTRNVGKDAMTAEGTVNRAALPAIFNPEDLNALEQALRLKEQNPGSTVGILTMGPPRAGEIIRQGLYRGADTGWLLTDRLFAGADTLATSYALATGIQKIGDVDIVIGGRQAIDGDTAQVGPQVAQKLGLNQVTYAEEILKVEDGKATIRRLIDGGVETVEAPLPLVITVNGSAAPCRPCNVKLVMKYKYATCPMERKGDEPWANLYEERPYLTLNQWSVADVDGDPAQCGLSGSPTKVKAVKNIVFQAKESKTLTSSDEDIDGLMKELLNESIIG; encoded by the coding sequence ATGAGTTTAAAAATCGTAGTACTTGCCAAGCAAGTACCTGACACAAGAAATGTGGGTAAGGATGCGATGACCGCCGAAGGCACCGTAAATCGTGCTGCCCTTCCTGCAATCTTCAATCCTGAAGATTTGAACGCATTGGAGCAGGCTCTCCGATTGAAAGAGCAGAATCCAGGTTCTACAGTTGGAATTTTGACCATGGGTCCTCCACGTGCTGGAGAAATCATCCGCCAGGGTCTTTATCGTGGTGCTGATACGGGTTGGTTGCTTACCGACCGTCTCTTTGCCGGTGCTGACACATTGGCTACTTCCTATGCCCTTGCTACTGGTATCCAGAAGATTGGTGACGTTGACATCGTGATCGGTGGTCGCCAGGCTATCGATGGTGATACAGCCCAGGTAGGCCCGCAGGTGGCTCAGAAGTTGGGATTGAACCAGGTAACCTACGCAGAGGAAATCCTCAAGGTAGAGGATGGCAAGGCTACTATACGCCGCCTCATTGATGGTGGTGTGGAGACTGTTGAGGCTCCATTGCCATTGGTTATCACCGTAAACGGAAGTGCTGCTCCATGTCGCCCATGCAACGTGAAGCTCGTAATGAAATATAAATACGCTACCTGCCCTATGGAGCGCAAGGGTGATGAGCCTTGGGCCAACCTCTATGAAGAGCGCCCTTACCTCACTCTGAACCAGTGGAGTGTTGCCGATGTTGACGGCGACCCTGCACAGTGCGGTTTGAGCGGTTCACCTACCAAGGTGAAGGCCGTGAAGAACATCGTGTTCCAGGCTAAGGAAAGCAAGACCTTGACCAGCAGCGATGAAGACATCGACGGACTGATGAAGGAATTGTTGAACGAAAGTATTATCGGATAA
- a CDS encoding electron transfer flavoprotein subunit alpha/FixB family protein, with translation MNNVFVYCEVEGTTVAEVSQELLTKGRKLANQQGVELHAIVAGTGIKGQVEDQILPYGVDKLFVFDAEGLFPYTSAPHTDILVNLFKEEKPQIALMGATVIGRDLGPRVSSSLTSGLTADCTELEIGDYDDKKSGKHYEGLLYQIRPAFGGNIVATIVNPDHRPQMATVRSGVMQKSIYEGECKKEVVYPEVSKYVPAEDFVVKVLDHHVEAAKHNLKGSAIVVAGGYGVGSKEGFDQLFELAHLLHGEVGASRAAVDAGWVDHDRQIGQTGVTVHPKVYIACGISGQIQHIAGMQDSGIIISVNNDPDAPINKIADYVINGNVEDVVPKLIKYYKQNSK, from the coding sequence ATGAACAACGTATTTGTATATTGCGAGGTAGAAGGCACAACCGTTGCCGAAGTATCTCAGGAATTGCTCACCAAGGGTCGTAAGCTCGCTAACCAGCAGGGCGTGGAGCTCCATGCCATCGTAGCTGGTACCGGCATCAAGGGGCAGGTAGAGGATCAGATTCTCCCTTATGGTGTAGATAAATTATTTGTTTTCGATGCTGAGGGATTGTTCCCATATACTTCAGCTCCTCATACAGACATTCTCGTCAACCTCTTCAAGGAGGAGAAGCCTCAGATAGCATTGATGGGTGCTACCGTTATCGGTCGCGACCTCGGTCCTCGTGTTTCTTCTTCATTGACCAGCGGTCTTACCGCCGACTGTACAGAACTTGAAATCGGTGATTACGACGACAAGAAGAGCGGCAAGCACTACGAGGGTCTGCTCTATCAGATTCGTCCTGCCTTCGGTGGTAACATCGTGGCTACCATCGTAAACCCAGACCACCGTCCACAGATGGCTACAGTCCGCTCTGGCGTGATGCAGAAGAGCATCTACGAGGGTGAGTGCAAGAAGGAAGTAGTTTACCCTGAGGTAAGCAAGTATGTTCCTGCTGAGGACTTCGTAGTAAAGGTACTCGACCACCACGTAGAGGCTGCCAAGCACAACCTGAAGGGTTCTGCCATCGTCGTAGCCGGCGGTTATGGCGTAGGAAGCAAGGAAGGCTTCGACCAGCTCTTCGAATTGGCTCATCTCCTCCATGGTGAGGTAGGTGCTTCCCGTGCTGCAGTAGATGCAGGTTGGGTAGATCACGACCGTCAGATTGGTCAGACTGGTGTTACCGTTCATCCTAAGGTATATATCGCTTGCGGAATCTCTGGTCAGATTCAGCACATCGCCGGTATGCAGGATTCAGGCATCATCATCTCTGTAAACAACGATCCTGATGCTCCAATCAACAAGATTGCCGACTACGTTATCAACGGCAATGTTGAGGATGTGGTTCCTAAGCTCATCAAGTACTACAAGCAGAATTCAAAGTAA
- a CDS encoding acyl-CoA dehydrogenase family protein — protein MANYYTDHPEIEFHLNHPLMKRVVDLKERNYVEKDQFEDAPVNYEDAIENYKRLLDITGDVAANIIEPNSEDVDLEGPHLENGRMIYASKTFENLDATRKAGLWGLSMPRRYGGLNLPNAIFSMASEIIAAADAGFQNIWSLQSCIDTLYEFGSEEQRQKYIPRICAGETMSMDLTEPDAGSDLQRVMLKATQDEDGTWRLNGVKRFITNGDSDIHLVLARSEEGTKDGRGLSMFIYDKRDGGVTVRHIEHKLGIHGSPTCELVYKNSKAELCGNTRLGLIKYVMALMNGARLGIAAQSVGVEQEAYNEGLAYAKERAQFGEKIINFPAVYDMLSRMKAKLDAGRSLLYCCARYVDIYKALEDIARDTKLTPEERQEMKKYTRLADAFTPLAKGMNSEYANQNAYDAISIHGGSGFIMEYKCQRLFRDARIFSIYEGTTQLQVVAAIRYITNGTYLSIIKEMLESEVSEDLKPLKERVAKLVDLYEAAINKVKEANDQAIHDFLARRLYNMTGDIVMSLLILDDATKAPEMFAKSANVYVRMAEEEVLGHSAYIQNFKAEDLENFKA, from the coding sequence ATGGCTAATTATTATACAGACCATCCTGAGATAGAGTTCCACTTGAATCATCCGCTTATGAAGCGTGTTGTGGACTTGAAGGAAAGAAATTATGTAGAAAAAGACCAGTTTGAAGATGCTCCTGTCAACTACGAGGATGCCATCGAGAACTACAAGCGATTGCTGGATATTACCGGCGATGTAGCTGCTAACATCATCGAACCAAACTCTGAGGATGTTGACCTCGAAGGTCCACACTTGGAGAACGGCCGCATGATCTATGCCAGCAAGACATTCGAGAACCTCGATGCTACCCGCAAGGCTGGCCTCTGGGGCTTGTCAATGCCTCGTCGTTACGGCGGTTTGAACTTGCCTAACGCCATCTTCTCTATGGCTTCAGAGATCATCGCTGCAGCCGATGCCGGTTTCCAGAACATCTGGTCGCTCCAGAGCTGTATCGATACTCTTTATGAGTTCGGTTCTGAGGAGCAGCGCCAGAAGTACATCCCTCGCATCTGCGCTGGCGAGACCATGAGTATGGACTTGACTGAGCCTGATGCAGGTTCTGACTTGCAGCGCGTGATGCTGAAGGCTACACAGGATGAGGACGGCACATGGCGTCTGAATGGTGTGAAGCGTTTCATCACCAATGGTGACTCAGACATCCACCTGGTTCTGGCCCGTTCAGAGGAAGGCACCAAGGATGGTCGTGGTCTTTCTATGTTCATCTACGACAAGCGTGATGGTGGCGTAACCGTTCGTCACATCGAGCACAAGTTGGGTATTCACGGTTCTCCTACCTGCGAGTTGGTTTACAAGAATTCCAAGGCAGAGCTTTGCGGTAACACCCGTCTCGGTTTGATTAAGTACGTGATGGCTTTGATGAACGGTGCCCGTCTGGGTATCGCTGCTCAGAGTGTAGGTGTTGAGCAGGAGGCTTACAACGAGGGCCTGGCTTATGCCAAGGAGCGTGCTCAGTTTGGTGAGAAGATCATCAACTTCCCAGCTGTATACGACATGCTTTCAAGAATGAAGGCTAAGTTGGATGCAGGCCGTTCACTCCTCTACTGCTGCGCTCGCTACGTAGATATCTACAAGGCTTTGGAAGACATCGCCCGCGACACTAAGCTCACTCCAGAGGAGCGTCAGGAGATGAAGAAATACACCCGCTTGGCTGATGCATTCACACCATTGGCTAAGGGTATGAACTCAGAGTATGCTAACCAGAATGCATACGATGCCATCAGCATTCACGGTGGTTCTGGTTTCATCATGGAGTACAAGTGCCAGCGCCTGTTCCGTGATGCCCGCATCTTCTCTATCTACGAGGGTACCACCCAGCTTCAGGTTGTTGCAGCTATCCGCTACATCACCAACGGCACTTATCTCAGCATCATCAAGGAGATGCTGGAGAGCGAGGTTTCAGAGGATTTGAAGCCATTGAAGGAGCGTGTTGCCAAGCTCGTAGATCTTTACGAGGCAGCCATCAACAAGGTGAAGGAAGCTAACGATCAGGCAATTCACGACTTCCTGGCTCGCCGTCTCTACAATATGACTGGCGACATCGTAATGTCTCTCCTCATCCTCGACGATGCTACTAAGGCACCAGAGATGTTTGCCAAGAGTGCCAACGTATATGTTCGCATGGCAGAGGAGGAAGTTCTCGGCCATTCTGCATACATCCAGAACTTCAAGGCAGAAGACTTGGAAAACTTCAAGGCGTAA
- a CDS encoding riboflavin synthase: MFSGIVEEMATVVAIRHDKENIDFTLRCSFVDELGIDQSVAHNGVCLTVVEIKDGTYTVTAMKETLDRSNLGLLKVGDKVNVERSMVMNGRLDGHIVQGHVDETAKCIAMKDADGSTYFTFEYELNKEMARKGYFTVDKGSVTVNGVSLTVCDPTDNTFTVAIIPYTRENTNFCDIELGTVVNIEFDILGKYIARLKSFE, translated from the coding sequence ATGTTTAGTGGAATCGTAGAAGAAATGGCTACCGTCGTAGCTATCAGACATGATAAGGAGAACATCGACTTCACATTGAGATGCTCTTTTGTTGATGAACTCGGCATCGACCAGAGCGTGGCCCATAATGGTGTGTGCCTCACCGTAGTGGAAATAAAAGATGGCACGTATACCGTTACCGCCATGAAGGAAACCCTGGACCGCAGTAATCTGGGACTGCTCAAGGTAGGCGACAAGGTGAACGTAGAGCGTTCTATGGTGATGAACGGCCGTCTGGATGGTCATATCGTACAGGGACACGTGGACGAGACTGCCAAATGTATCGCAATGAAAGACGCTGATGGCTCTACTTATTTTACTTTCGAATATGAGCTCAATAAGGAAATGGCAAGAAAAGGCTATTTCACGGTGGACAAGGGCAGCGTTACCGTTAACGGCGTTTCGCTCACCGTCTGTGATCCTACAGACAACACATTTACCGTCGCTATCATCCCTTATACCAGAGAGAATACCAACTTCTGCGACATCGAATTGGGAACGGTAGTGAATATAGAATTCGACATTCTGGGCAAATATATCGCTCGACTAAAGAGCTTTGAATAA
- a CDS encoding ATP-binding protein — MEQRIFKRKIYDKILKWKEENHGKTALLIEGARRVGKSTIVEEFAHKEYQSCIIIDFNKARKEVKELFEDLMDMDLLFLKLQQMYHVELIDRKSVIVFDEVQQCPFARQAIKYLVQDGRYDYIETGSLISVKKNTQGITIPSEEDRIEMYPLDYEEFRWAVGDPTSMSILAKFWEKKTPLGAAHREAIRNLRLYMLVGGMPQAINIYLDTNNLSKVDEKKRKIIKLYEDDLLKIDPSGRASKMFLSIPAALSRNASRYVPSSVIGKTNEGKMIELLKTLEDSKIINMAYHVDDPNVGMPLSTNFDKFKMFVADTGLFVTLAFWDKSFTENIIYTKLLNDKLAANLGYVYENLAAQMLAASGNRLFYHTWKMDEKHYFEIDFLISHGNKLCPIEVKSSGYKTHASLDNFCEKYSKVIAQRYLVYNKDLQKDGNTLLIPFYMVPFI, encoded by the coding sequence ATGGAACAAAGAATATTTAAACGTAAAATATACGATAAGATTCTCAAATGGAAAGAAGAGAATCATGGTAAGACTGCCCTTTTGATAGAAGGTGCTCGTCGTGTGGGAAAATCGACGATCGTAGAAGAATTTGCCCACAAGGAATACCAGTCATGCATCATCATCGACTTCAATAAAGCAAGAAAAGAAGTGAAAGAGCTTTTTGAAGACTTGATGGACATGGACTTGCTATTTCTGAAATTACAGCAAATGTATCACGTAGAATTGATTGACAGAAAATCTGTCATCGTTTTCGACGAGGTACAGCAATGTCCCTTTGCCCGCCAAGCCATCAAATATCTTGTGCAAGATGGTCGCTACGACTATATTGAAACTGGATCGCTAATTAGCGTAAAAAAGAATACACAAGGCATTACCATTCCAAGTGAAGAAGACAGAATAGAAATGTATCCCCTGGATTACGAGGAATTCAGATGGGCTGTCGGCGACCCTACATCCATGAGTATTCTTGCTAAGTTTTGGGAGAAAAAGACACCTTTGGGTGCAGCACATCGGGAAGCTATCAGAAACTTGCGTCTCTATATGCTAGTAGGTGGTATGCCACAAGCCATCAACATCTATCTTGACACCAATAACTTGAGCAAGGTCGATGAGAAGAAACGTAAAATTATCAAACTCTACGAGGATGATTTGCTAAAGATAGACCCATCTGGGCGAGCATCCAAAATGTTTCTATCCATACCAGCTGCGCTCTCTCGCAACGCTTCACGTTATGTTCCTTCTTCTGTAATCGGCAAAACAAACGAAGGAAAAATGATAGAACTGCTCAAGACATTGGAGGACAGTAAGATTATAAACATGGCGTACCACGTAGACGATCCAAATGTTGGGATGCCGTTGAGCACAAACTTTGATAAGTTCAAAATGTTTGTAGCTGATACTGGTTTGTTTGTAACTCTTGCATTCTGGGACAAGTCATTTACAGAGAACATTATCTACACCAAACTTCTAAACGACAAGTTGGCAGCCAACTTAGGGTACGTATATGAGAATCTTGCCGCTCAAATGCTTGCTGCTTCTGGAAACAGGCTCTTTTACCATACATGGAAAATGGACGAAAAGCATTACTTTGAGATAGATTTCCTCATTTCACATGGCAATAAGCTATGTCCAATCGAAGTAAAGTCCTCTGGTTACAAGACTCATGCCTCGCTCGATAATTTCTGCGAGAAATATTCGAAGGTCATAGCACAACGCTATTTGGTCTACAATAAGGATTTACAAAAAGATGGCAACACATTGTTGATACCTTTTTATATGGTACCATTCATCTAA
- a CDS encoding four helix bundle protein, translating into MFRFEDIYAWQKAHAFVLLVYRVTGHFPEVEQFGLISQFRRAAVSIEANIAEGYKKLSKADKLRFFNISQGSLEECRDYIILSRDLNFLQKGEFEALCMSIEEASKLLNAYCKGVINNSAIS; encoded by the coding sequence ATGTTTAGATTCGAAGATATTTATGCTTGGCAGAAGGCTCATGCTTTTGTATTACTCGTTTATCGGGTAACAGGACATTTTCCTGAAGTGGAGCAATTTGGATTGATTTCCCAGTTCAGAAGAGCAGCAGTGTCTATCGAAGCAAACATTGCAGAAGGCTATAAGAAGCTTAGCAAAGCTGACAAACTCCGTTTCTTCAATATTTCGCAAGGAAGCCTTGAGGAATGTAGAGATTACATTATCTTATCAAGAGATTTAAATTTCTTGCAGAAAGGTGAATTTGAGGCATTATGCATGAGTATTGAAGAAGCTAGTAAACTTCTAAATGCATATTGCAAAGGTGTTATAAACAATAGTGCTATCAGCTAG